The proteins below come from a single Erythrobacter sp. SG61-1L genomic window:
- a CDS encoding GMC family oxidoreductase N-terminal domain-containing protein, which yields MSGDLHADYVIVGAGSAGCVLANRLTESGEFKVVLLEAGGDDRPLREPSQFMSNMMIHIPIGFGKTLNDPKVNWLYETEVDEGTGGRPHKWPKGKVLGGSSSINGLLYVRGQAADYDGWAQMGAQGWSWDDCLPYFIKSEDQQRGADEFHGKGGPLSVSDFPEEHPVSKALVEACVEAGVPAKHDLNDGDQEGASFFQVTQRNGTRCSTAVAFLHPAMGRSNLRVETRAMTTRILFDGKKAIGVEFRQGDETRRVYAAREVILAAGSVESPKLLEISGIGQGQLLQELGVQLVHESKMVGENLQDHVMIGCQARLKEDWHSINNRSTGFNLVKEVVKYGLTRKGLLSMAVAHGCCFLKTRPELATPDMQIHVMAASMDLEVLATTQGLQLEKEPGLASNPCQLRPESRGSIHAKSPDGTVTPKIVPNYFSDAYDQEMAVTQLKIIRKIWQQPALEPYMAQKGDPFGETDEQILDYAKIAAATVYHPVGTVAMGPDERFPLDPQLRVRGVEGLRVIDASVFPRITSGNTNAPTIMVAEKGSAMILADAKAALAA from the coding sequence ATGTCGGGCGACCTTCATGCAGACTATGTCATCGTAGGCGCGGGCAGCGCAGGCTGCGTTCTGGCCAACCGACTGACCGAGAGCGGCGAATTCAAGGTAGTGCTGCTGGAAGCCGGCGGCGACGACCGTCCGCTGCGCGAACCTTCGCAGTTCATGTCCAACATGATGATCCACATCCCCATCGGCTTCGGCAAGACGCTGAACGATCCGAAGGTGAACTGGCTCTACGAAACCGAAGTGGACGAAGGCACCGGCGGACGCCCGCACAAATGGCCCAAGGGCAAGGTGCTGGGCGGTTCCTCCTCCATCAACGGCCTGCTCTATGTGCGCGGCCAGGCCGCCGATTACGATGGCTGGGCCCAGATGGGCGCACAGGGCTGGAGCTGGGACGATTGCCTTCCCTACTTCATCAAGAGCGAAGACCAGCAGCGCGGCGCCGACGAATTCCACGGCAAGGGCGGCCCGCTGAGCGTTTCGGACTTTCCGGAAGAACACCCCGTTTCCAAGGCGCTGGTGGAAGCCTGCGTCGAAGCCGGCGTTCCGGCCAAGCACGATCTGAATGACGGCGATCAGGAAGGGGCCAGCTTCTTCCAGGTGACCCAGCGCAACGGCACGCGCTGTTCCACTGCGGTGGCCTTCCTCCACCCCGCCATGGGCCGCTCCAACCTGCGCGTGGAAACCCGCGCGATGACCACGCGCATCCTGTTCGACGGCAAGAAGGCCATCGGCGTGGAATTCCGCCAGGGTGACGAGACCCGCCGCGTCTATGCCGCTCGTGAAGTCATCCTTGCCGCCGGTTCGGTGGAAAGCCCCAAGCTGCTGGAAATCTCCGGCATCGGCCAGGGCCAGCTGCTGCAGGAACTGGGCGTGCAGCTGGTGCATGAATCGAAGATGGTCGGCGAGAACCTGCAGGACCACGTGATGATCGGCTGTCAGGCCCGCCTGAAGGAAGACTGGCACTCGATCAACAACCGTTCGACCGGCTTCAACCTCGTCAAGGAAGTGGTGAAGTATGGCCTGACCCGCAAGGGCCTGCTGTCCATGGCCGTGGCCCATGGCTGCTGCTTCCTGAAGACGCGCCCTGAACTGGCGACGCCGGACATGCAGATCCATGTGATGGCCGCTTCGATGGACCTTGAAGTGCTGGCCACCACGCAGGGCCTGCAGCTGGAAAAGGAACCGGGCCTTGCGTCCAACCCCTGCCAGCTGCGCCCGGAATCGCGCGGTTCGATCCACGCCAAGTCGCCCGACGGCACCGTGACGCCGAAGATCGTGCCGAACTATTTCTCCGATGCCTACGATCAGGAAATGGCCGTCACCCAGCTCAAGATCATCCGCAAGATCTGGCAGCAGCCGGCGCTGGAACCCTATATGGCGCAGAAGGGCGATCCCTTCGGCGAGACGGACGAACAGATCCTGGATTATGCCAAGATCGCAGCGGCAACCGTCTACCACCCGGTCGGCACTGTCGCGATGGGCCCGGACGAACGCTTCCCGCTGGACCCGCAGTTGCGCGTGCGCGGCGTGGAAGGCCTGCGCGTGATCGACGCCTCGGTCTTCCCGCGCATCACCTCGGGCAACACCAATGCGCCCACGATCATGGTTGCCGAAAAGGGCAGCGCGATGATCCTGGCCGATGCGAAGGCCGCCCTCGCCGCCTGA
- a CDS encoding DUF3237 domain-containing protein, with amino-acid sequence MIKPELEFVYEAGGELDAPRQIGQTYDGTRRIIPILTGGYVKGPLISGRLMGNSADWQVTRPDGVTVADAIYAIETDDGAVIQIRNKGLRHGPPEVMARLAAGEDVDPAEYYFRTVPEFIAPDGPYDWLNRSIFICAGARYASSIKLWVWRVL; translated from the coding sequence ATGATCAAACCCGAACTTGAGTTTGTCTATGAAGCAGGCGGCGAGCTGGATGCCCCGCGCCAGATCGGCCAGACCTATGACGGCACGCGGCGCATCATTCCCATCCTGACGGGTGGCTATGTCAAAGGGCCGCTGATTTCCGGCCGGCTGATGGGCAATTCCGCAGACTGGCAGGTTACCCGCCCCGATGGGGTGACAGTGGCCGATGCGATCTATGCGATCGAGACGGATGACGGTGCGGTGATCCAGATCCGCAACAAGGGCCTGCGTCATGGTCCGCCCGAAGTGATGGCCCGGCTGGCTGCGGGCGAGGACGTCGATCCGGCGGAATATTATTTCCGCACCGTGCCTGAATTCATCGCTCCCGATGGGCCGTATGACTGGCTCAACCGTTCGATCTTCATTTGTGCAGGCGCACGCTATGCCAGCAGCATCAAACTGTGGGTCTGGCGCGTGCTTTAA
- the mdlC gene encoding benzoylformate decarboxylase produces MSTEIVTVREAAFRIFQHFGVDRLFGNPGSTELPMLKAMPFPYVMGLNEAVVMGMADGYARATGKPSLVNLHSSAGTGHSLGNLFTAYKNNTPIVVTAGQQARSILPYDPFLFAERATEFPRPYVKFSVEPARAQDVPQALIRAFITALTPPMGPVFVSIPVDDWDRECEMPLLPQVTLSRTPDGDGLTRIAEMLDAAQKPALVLGTGVANCGGWDDAIELAEKIGASVWAAPYAARETFPETHPQFAGFLPAWRDQIQALLAPFDAILVAGAPVFTYHVEGSGPHWPQHAQLAALSDDPNHLAALPGGFGVLGDVGAGLAILAEFTNERVFNGTSHVLKSPEPAMNAPYVLKRVSELRPEQAVIVEEAPTARGPEHDVLPITREGGFYTCASGGLGYSLPASIGIALGQEDKVVAILGDGSAMYTIQGLFAARLEAANVSFLILNNAAYAALTGFSGEFGMNHVPGCDLTGLDFVSIAEGHGVPARRVDTVGELDEALEWSFAQTGPSLLDIRIA; encoded by the coding sequence ATGAGCACTGAAATCGTCACCGTCCGCGAGGCGGCATTCCGTATCTTCCAGCACTTCGGCGTGGACCGGCTGTTCGGCAATCCGGGCAGCACCGAACTGCCCATGCTGAAGGCCATGCCCTTCCCCTATGTCATGGGTCTGAATGAAGCCGTGGTGATGGGCATGGCCGATGGCTATGCCCGCGCCACGGGCAAGCCTTCGCTGGTGAATTTGCACAGCTCGGCAGGCACCGGCCATTCGCTGGGCAATCTGTTCACCGCCTATAAGAACAATACGCCCATCGTCGTCACCGCCGGGCAGCAGGCGCGCAGCATCCTGCCATACGATCCCTTCCTCTTTGCCGAACGGGCGACCGAATTCCCGCGCCCCTATGTGAAGTTCTCGGTGGAGCCTGCCCGCGCGCAGGATGTGCCGCAGGCGCTGATCCGGGCCTTCATCACCGCGCTGACCCCGCCGATGGGGCCGGTGTTCGTTTCCATCCCGGTCGATGACTGGGACCGGGAATGCGAAATGCCGCTGCTGCCGCAAGTCACCCTGTCGCGCACACCCGATGGCGACGGGCTGACCCGGATCGCGGAGATGCTCGATGCGGCGCAAAAGCCCGCGCTGGTGCTGGGCACCGGTGTCGCCAATTGTGGCGGGTGGGACGATGCGATCGAACTGGCCGAGAAGATCGGCGCCAGCGTGTGGGCCGCGCCCTATGCCGCGCGGGAAACATTCCCGGAAACGCACCCGCAATTCGCCGGTTTTCTGCCCGCCTGGCGGGACCAGATCCAGGCGCTGCTGGCACCTTTTGACGCGATCCTGGTCGCGGGGGCGCCGGTGTTTACCTATCACGTCGAAGGCAGCGGGCCGCACTGGCCACAGCACGCGCAGCTTGCCGCGCTGAGCGACGATCCCAATCATCTGGCGGCCCTGCCCGGCGGTTTCGGCGTGCTGGGCGATGTCGGCGCCGGGCTGGCAATCCTCGCCGAGTTCACAAATGAGCGTGTATTCAACGGCACCAGCCATGTGCTGAAAAGCCCCGAACCCGCCATGAACGCCCCCTATGTGCTCAAGCGCGTGTCGGAACTGCGGCCCGAGCAGGCCGTGATTGTGGAAGAGGCCCCGACCGCACGCGGGCCAGAGCATGACGTGCTGCCCATCACTCGGGAGGGCGGGTTCTACACCTGCGCCAGCGGCGGCCTGGGCTATTCGCTGCCCGCCTCCATCGGCATTGCTCTGGGGCAGGAAGACAAGGTCGTGGCGATCCTTGGCGATGGCAGTGCGATGTACACGATCCAGGGCCTGTTCGCGGCAAGGCTGGAAGCGGCCAATGTCAGCTTCCTGATCCTGAACAATGCGGCCTATGCCGCCCTGACCGGCTTTTCCGGCGAGTTCGGCATGAACCACGTGCCCGGCTGCGATCTGACCGGGCTGGACTTCGTCAGCATCGCCGAAGGGCACGGCGTGCCCGCGCGGCGGGTGGATACGGTCGGAGAACTGGACGAGGCGCTGGAATGGAGCTTCGCCCAGACCGGCCCATCGCTGCTGGATATCAGGATCGCCTGA
- a CDS encoding MFS transporter codes for MATSTADEGLSEGKKVSRAGWYALTMVSAAQAMSLLDRQILSILAPHIREDLGIGDAELGLLYGTLFALFYALFSLPLGRLVDGWVRTKLLAICLAAWSLSAGLAAFAQSFTLLAISRLGVGVGEAATQPAANSIIFDEFPRHLRGTAMAALGIAVALGLGLSMTLGGVVAQWWDAAFPGRSGPGGFAGWQAAFLIASIPGLPLAWLIWRMREPVRGGMDGITAPKDPAPFKSSAGVLAAVTPGTNWFYLWHRKAGAKQWTINIAALALILMVCIGMTKVTQGFSPRPPIEALGMSFDPHVLQWFVVAFGAFVIVNLFQSFKLTDKPAYNVILSPSLMLLMVVGGLQTSINYGVMGFTPSFLIREFGLSPAATGLQFGLLSAALGIVGPVVAGPLSDFLTRRLGGRGRVWLTLAALGISPFFGIWTYSAEDATSFYLRFTVYSLILTLWLPPIYSLMYDLVLPRMRGITSSVYIIVSTLLGLGMGPYFVGIVSDKNGGDLGQAIISVNVVCPAIVLILLVVLLRINRDESTMLDRARAGGEPV; via the coding sequence ATGGCCACCAGCACAGCCGATGAAGGCCTGAGCGAGGGCAAAAAGGTCAGCCGCGCGGGCTGGTATGCGCTTACCATGGTATCCGCCGCGCAGGCGATGAGCCTGCTGGACCGGCAGATTCTCTCCATCCTGGCGCCCCATATCCGCGAGGATCTGGGGATCGGCGATGCCGAGCTGGGCCTGCTTTACGGCACGCTCTTCGCGCTGTTCTATGCCCTGTTCTCGCTCCCCCTCGGCCGTCTGGTCGATGGCTGGGTGCGCACCAAACTGCTGGCGATCTGCCTTGCGGCATGGTCGCTTTCGGCAGGCCTTGCCGCCTTTGCGCAAAGCTTCACTCTGCTCGCAATCTCGCGCCTCGGCGTGGGCGTGGGCGAGGCAGCGACCCAGCCGGCCGCCAATTCGATCATCTTCGACGAATTTCCCCGCCATCTGCGCGGCACGGCCATGGCGGCGCTGGGCATTGCCGTGGCGCTGGGCCTGGGCCTTTCCATGACCCTTGGCGGCGTGGTCGCCCAATGGTGGGATGCGGCCTTCCCCGGCCGCAGCGGGCCGGGCGGTTTCGCCGGCTGGCAGGCCGCCTTCCTGATCGCCTCCATCCCCGGCCTGCCGCTCGCCTGGCTGATCTGGCGCATGCGCGAGCCGGTGCGCGGCGGGATGGACGGCATCACCGCCCCGAAAGACCCTGCCCCCTTCAAATCCAGCGCAGGCGTGCTGGCGGCGGTGACGCCGGGCACGAACTGGTTCTATCTCTGGCACCGCAAGGCGGGCGCGAAGCAATGGACGATCAATATCGCCGCCCTCGCCCTGATCCTGATGGTCTGCATCGGCATGACGAAGGTCACGCAGGGCTTCTCGCCCCGCCCGCCGATCGAGGCACTGGGCATGTCGTTCGATCCGCATGTGCTGCAATGGTTCGTGGTGGCCTTCGGGGCCTTCGTGATCGTGAACCTGTTCCAGAGCTTCAAGCTGACGGACAAGCCCGCCTATAATGTCATTCTCTCGCCCTCGCTGATGCTGCTGATGGTGGTGGGCGGCCTGCAGACCTCGATCAATTACGGTGTGATGGGCTTCACCCCATCCTTCCTGATCCGCGAATTCGGCCTTTCGCCTGCGGCCACCGGGCTGCAATTCGGCCTGCTGTCCGCCGCGCTCGGCATTGTCGGGCCAGTCGTGGCCGGGCCGCTTTCTGACTTCCTCACCCGCCGTCTGGGCGGCAGGGGCCGGGTGTGGCTTACGCTGGCCGCGCTGGGCATTTCGCCCTTCTTCGGTATCTGGACCTATAGTGCGGAGGATGCGACCAGCTTCTATCTGCGCTTCACGGTCTATAGCCTGATCCTGACCCTGTGGCTGCCGCCGATCTATTCGCTGATGTACGATCTGGTCCTGCCGCGCATGCGGGGCATCACCAGTTCGGTCTATATCATCGTGTCCACTCTGCTCGGCCTTGGCATGGGCCCCTATTTCGTGGGCATCGTGAGCGACAAGAATGGGGGGGATTTGGGTCAGGCCATCATCTCGGTCAACGTCGTGTGCCCGGCCATCGTCCTAATCCTGCTGGTTGTGCTGCTGCGCATCAACCGCGATGAATCAACCATGCTGGATCGCGCGCGCGCCGGCGGGGAGCCTGTCTGA
- a CDS encoding SDR family oxidoreductase, which translates to MTTYAIAGASGQLGHLALDALLEKVPAANVVALVRDPAKLADYAARGVDVRAADYDAPETLAPALAGVDRLLLISGNALGQRPRQHQAVIDAAKEAGVGYIAYTSILHADRSPIKLGEEHRATEAALAASGLAYDLLRNGWYNENYVMAVAARAEAGVITGAQGDGKINSASRKDLAEGAAAVLVTGKGGDIYELAGDHGWTLSEFAAELSRQTGKPVTYVNMGEEDYARSLAENGFPEYVAKVIANSAYSTSLGALEDDSGTLGRLIGRPTTPIAETIAAALR; encoded by the coding sequence ATGACCACCTATGCCATCGCCGGTGCTTCCGGCCAGCTCGGCCATCTGGCGCTTGATGCGCTGCTGGAAAAAGTGCCCGCCGCCAATGTCGTCGCCCTGGTGCGCGATCCTGCCAAGCTCGCCGATTATGCGGCAAGGGGCGTGGATGTGCGCGCGGCGGATTACGATGCGCCCGAAACACTGGCCCCCGCCCTTGCCGGCGTAGACCGGCTGCTGCTGATTTCCGGCAATGCACTGGGCCAGCGCCCGCGCCAGCATCAGGCCGTGATCGACGCCGCGAAGGAAGCGGGCGTGGGCTATATCGCCTATACGTCCATCCTCCATGCGGACCGCTCGCCCATCAAGCTGGGCGAGGAACATCGCGCGACCGAAGCCGCGCTTGCCGCCAGCGGCCTTGCTTACGATCTGCTGCGCAATGGCTGGTATAACGAGAATTACGTGATGGCCGTGGCCGCGCGGGCGGAAGCCGGCGTGATTACCGGCGCGCAGGGTGACGGGAAGATCAACTCCGCCTCGCGCAAGGACCTGGCCGAAGGCGCTGCCGCCGTGCTGGTGACCGGCAAGGGCGGCGACATTTACGAACTGGCAGGCGACCACGGCTGGACCCTGTCCGAATTTGCCGCCGAACTTTCCCGCCAGACGGGCAAGCCGGTCACCTATGTGAACATGGGCGAGGAAGACTATGCCCGTTCGCTCGCGGAGAACGGCTTTCCCGAATATGTCGCCAAGGTGATCGCCAATTCGGCCTATAGTACCAGCCTCGGCGCGCTGGAGGACGATAGCGGAACGCTGGGCAGGCTGATCGGCCGCCCGACCACGCCGATTGCGGAAACGATCGCGGCTGCACTGCGTTAA
- a CDS encoding methyltransferase: MATAQDQLRELIGAYWKPHVVTAAARLGVADAMNRLGGAGAVSASALAADLGADASALARLLRAMAAIGLVSDEGENRFALTEMGQCLRSDSPLSLKGMALHVGTQLSPAFTELAQCVSTGRPPAGIAHGPDGFAEFADNPEAAAIFNQSMVDNSRRFAAEAAATYDFTRFATLADVGGGYGAVLATLLNAAPDAQGCVLDLAHAREGALALFAREGLGERARFVTASFFDPLPEAADCYVLKYILHDWNDAYAQRIVARVGEAAARNGGTVLVIDRIMPDRFEARADHAKAAQGDLTMMLWDGKERTLTEFEALLACGNLALTQAVPLSDNHFVIEAKVRA, from the coding sequence ATGGCGACCGCTCAGGATCAGCTTCGCGAACTGATCGGCGCCTATTGGAAGCCGCATGTCGTCACTGCCGCAGCAAGGCTGGGCGTGGCGGATGCGATGAACAGGCTCGGGGGTGCGGGGGCGGTGTCCGCCTCCGCCCTCGCCGCCGATCTGGGCGCGGATGCTTCGGCGCTGGCCCGCCTGCTGCGCGCCATGGCCGCCATCGGCCTGGTGAGCGACGAAGGGGAAAACCGCTTCGCGCTGACTGAAATGGGCCAGTGCCTGCGAAGCGACAGCCCGCTTTCGCTGAAGGGCATGGCGCTGCATGTCGGCACGCAGCTTTCCCCGGCCTTTACGGAACTGGCCCAATGCGTCAGCACGGGCCGCCCGCCCGCAGGCATTGCCCACGGGCCGGACGGGTTCGCCGAATTCGCGGACAATCCGGAAGCCGCGGCCATCTTCAACCAGTCCATGGTCGACAATAGCCGCCGCTTCGCCGCGGAGGCCGCCGCAACCTATGATTTCACGCGCTTCGCCACGCTTGCCGATGTCGGCGGCGGCTATGGCGCGGTGCTGGCCACCCTGCTGAACGCCGCGCCGGACGCACAAGGCTGTGTGCTGGACCTGGCCCATGCCCGCGAAGGCGCACTGGCCCTGTTCGCAAGGGAAGGGCTTGGCGAACGCGCTCGCTTCGTCACCGCCAGCTTCTTCGATCCGCTGCCCGAGGCGGCCGATTGCTATGTGCTGAAATACATCCTGCATGACTGGAACGATGCCTATGCGCAGCGGATCGTCGCGCGCGTGGGCGAAGCGGCGGCGCGCAATGGCGGCACGGTGCTGGTGATAGACCGGATCATGCCCGACCGCTTCGAGGCACGGGCCGATCACGCCAAGGCCGCGCAGGGCGATCTCACCATGATGCTGTGGGACGGCAAGGAACGCACGCTCACGGAATTCGAGGCATTGCTGGCTTGCGGCAATCTCGCCTTGACGCAGGCGGTGCCTCTCTCCGACAACCACTTCGTAATCGAGGCCAAAGTCCGCGCCTGA
- a CDS encoding amidohydrolase family protein has translation MTHELKTGGDRGYLRIATEEAFATQEQFDAIMRLVKEGRADKGTMSLWGFYGTSASERTTFIRERLLDLGELRIQAMDDAGIDKAVLALTSPGTQSLFDPEEARRIARSSNDQLKAACERYPNRFHGMIAVAPIDPEWSAEELKRGKEELGFHGVQINSHTHGHYLDEEQFDPILRACADLDLPLYIHPQGPPDGMIGTMVEAGLDGAVFGFGVETSFHGLRMMTSGVFDRYPNLQMMLGHGCEAIPYWIYRHNYMHQAGVRSKRYERLKPLQHDLFHYLRNNVLATNSGMAFAPAIKLMIEVMGEDRVMYAMDYPYEYLPDEVRWLDDMDIPAEQKKKFFQTNAERWFKL, from the coding sequence ATGACACACGAACTCAAGACCGGCGGCGATCGCGGCTATCTGCGTATTGCCACCGAAGAAGCCTTTGCCACCCAGGAACAATTCGACGCGATCATGCGCCTGGTGAAGGAAGGCCGCGCCGACAAGGGCACGATGTCGCTGTGGGGCTTTTACGGCACCAGCGCTTCGGAACGCACCACCTTCATCCGCGAACGCCTGCTCGACCTTGGCGAGTTGCGCATTCAGGCGATGGACGATGCCGGCATCGACAAGGCCGTGCTGGCGCTGACCAGCCCGGGCACGCAATCCTTGTTCGATCCCGAGGAAGCGCGCCGCATCGCCCGCAGCTCGAACGACCAGCTGAAGGCCGCCTGCGAACGCTATCCCAATCGTTTCCACGGCATGATCGCGGTCGCCCCGATCGACCCCGAATGGTCGGCCGAAGAACTCAAGCGCGGCAAGGAAGAACTGGGCTTCCATGGCGTGCAGATCAACAGCCACACCCATGGCCACTATCTGGACGAGGAACAGTTCGACCCGATCCTGCGCGCCTGCGCCGATCTGGACCTGCCGCTCTACATCCACCCGCAGGGTCCGCCGGACGGCATGATCGGCACCATGGTGGAAGCCGGGTTGGACGGCGCGGTATTCGGCTTCGGCGTGGAAACGAGCTTCCACGGCCTGCGCATGATGACCTCGGGCGTGTTCGACCGCTATCCCAACCTGCAGATGATGCTGGGCCATGGCTGCGAGGCGATCCCCTACTGGATCTATCGCCACAATTACATGCATCAGGCCGGCGTCCGCTCGAAGCGGTATGAACGCCTCAAGCCGTTGCAGCACGATCTGTTCCACTATCTGCGCAACAACGTGCTGGCCACCAACAGCGGCATGGCCTTTGCCCCCGCGATCAAGCTGATGATCGAGGTGATGGGCGAAGACCGGGTGATGTACGCGATGGATTATCCCTACGAATACCTGCCCGATGAAGTGCGCTGGCTGGACGACATGGATATTCCGGCGGAGCAGAAGAAGAAGTTCTTCCAGACCAACGCAGAGCGCTGGTTCAAGCTCTGA
- a CDS encoding NAD-dependent succinate-semialdehyde dehydrogenase, whose translation MSAYPSLHMVIDGEKVSGGGRRTFPVVNPVTGETLGELPLADPADLDRALETADRGFKIWRKATAAQRAAVLSGAARLMAERQEEIARIATMEEGKPLAESRIEVMMNVGLFHFYAGECQRIYGRELVRPDGFRSVVRHEPVGPVAAFAPWNFPIGNPGRKLGAPIAAGCSVILKSAEETPASALAVLQCFYDAGLPKEVAQAVFGVPDEVSRHLLGSPIIRKLSFTGSTVIGKHLMKLSAENMLRTTMELGGHGPVLVFGDSDIDKALDTAVGGKYRNCGQVCVSPTRFIVEENIFEKFRDGFIERAKAIKVGDGLQDGTQMGPMANQRRPEAMDRLIGQAKEKGAKLGTGGERIGNQGFFYAPSVLSEIPLDADIMNEEPFGPVALINPFKGEEEMIAEANRLPYGLAAYAWTSDAKRQQRLAREIESGMIGINSHMIGGADAPFGGVKWSGHGSEDGPEGVLACMVTKAVHEG comes from the coding sequence ATGAGTGCATACCCCTCCCTCCACATGGTTATCGACGGCGAGAAGGTTTCTGGCGGCGGACGCCGGACTTTCCCCGTGGTCAACCCGGTTACCGGCGAAACGCTGGGCGAACTGCCGCTGGCGGACCCCGCCGATCTCGACCGCGCGCTGGAAACGGCAGACCGCGGCTTCAAGATCTGGCGCAAGGCCACTGCCGCGCAGCGTGCCGCCGTGCTTTCCGGTGCCGCCCGCCTGATGGCGGAACGGCAGGAGGAAATCGCCCGCATCGCCACGATGGAAGAAGGCAAGCCGCTGGCCGAAAGCCGCATCGAAGTAATGATGAATGTCGGCCTGTTCCACTTCTACGCCGGTGAATGCCAGCGCATCTATGGCCGCGAACTCGTCCGCCCGGACGGCTTCCGCTCGGTCGTCCGGCACGAACCGGTCGGCCCCGTTGCCGCTTTCGCTCCGTGGAACTTCCCCATCGGCAATCCGGGCCGCAAGCTGGGCGCGCCCATCGCCGCGGGCTGCTCTGTCATCCTCAAGTCGGCCGAGGAAACCCCGGCTTCCGCCCTTGCCGTGCTGCAGTGCTTCTATGACGCGGGCCTGCCCAAGGAAGTGGCCCAGGCCGTGTTCGGCGTGCCGGATGAAGTGAGCCGCCACCTGCTGGGCAGCCCGATCATCCGCAAGCTCAGCTTCACCGGCTCCACCGTGATCGGCAAGCACCTGATGAAGCTGTCGGCCGAAAACATGCTGCGCACCACGATGGAACTGGGCGGCCACGGCCCGGTGCTGGTGTTCGGCGATTCCGACATCGACAAGGCGCTGGATACGGCCGTTGGCGGCAAATACCGCAATTGCGGCCAGGTCTGCGTTTCGCCCACCCGCTTCATCGTGGAAGAAAACATCTTCGAGAAGTTCCGTGACGGCTTCATCGAACGCGCCAAGGCAATCAAGGTCGGCGATGGTCTGCAGGATGGCACCCAGATGGGCCCGATGGCCAATCAGCGCCGCCCCGAAGCGATGGACCGCCTGATCGGCCAGGCCAAGGAAAAGGGCGCCAAGCTGGGCACCGGCGGCGAACGCATCGGCAATCAGGGCTTCTTCTATGCGCCCTCCGTCCTCTCCGAAATCCCGCTGGATGCGGACATCATGAACGAAGAACCGTTCGGCCCGGTGGCGCTGATCAACCCGTTCAAGGGCGAGGAAGAGATGATCGCGGAGGCCAACCGCCTGCCCTACGGCCTTGCGGCCTATGCCTGGACCAGCGACGCCAAGCGCCAGCAGCGTCTGGCCCGCGAAATCGAATCCGGCATGATCGGCATCAACAGCCACATGATCGGCGGCGCCGATGCGCCGTTCGGCGGTGTGAAGTGGTCCGGCCACGGCAGCGAAGACGGCCCCGAGGGCGTGCTTGCCTGCATGGTGACCAAGGCCGTTCACGAAGGGTAA
- a CDS encoding nuclear transport factor 2 family protein: MSDDRVAALEAKLAELETRLTVREDELDVKKLQYLYGYLIDKCMYDQVIDLFADDGEVRFFGGVYKGKAGVARLYIDRFRKRFTHNNNGPVDGFLLDHPQIQAIVDIDADGKTARLRGRSTMQAGRHKDYADPEKGLGVRQWWEGGLYENTYTKGADGKWRIQVLNYFPHWHADFDKGWAYTDAEYVPFPKTLYPEDPAGPDELIEDHWLWPTHKLLPFHMKHPITGEEMVASRWEGDAKRDAERAAAKQAEAAK; this comes from the coding sequence ATGTCCGATGACCGGGTTGCCGCGCTTGAAGCGAAACTGGCAGAACTCGAAACGCGCCTGACCGTCCGCGAGGACGAGCTGGACGTGAAGAAGCTGCAATATCTCTACGGCTATCTGATCGATAAATGCATGTACGATCAGGTGATCGACCTGTTTGCCGACGATGGCGAAGTGCGTTTCTTCGGCGGCGTCTACAAGGGCAAGGCCGGCGTGGCCCGCCTCTATATCGACCGCTTCCGCAAGCGCTTCACGCATAATAACAACGGCCCGGTGGACGGCTTCCTGCTGGACCATCCGCAGATCCAGGCGATCGTGGACATCGATGCCGACGGCAAAACCGCACGCCTGCGCGGCCGCAGCACGATGCAGGCCGGACGCCACAAGGATTACGCCGATCCCGAAAAGGGCCTGGGCGTGCGCCAATGGTGGGAAGGCGGCCTGTATGAGAACACCTATACCAAGGGCGCCGACGGCAAGTGGCGCATCCAGGTGCTCAATTACTTCCCGCACTGGCATGCCGATTTCGACAAGGGCTGGGCCTATACCGATGCGGAATATGTGCCCTTCCCCAAGACGCTCTACCCCGAAGACCCCGCCGGTCCGGACGAGCTGATCGAGGATCACTGGCTGTGGCCGACCCACAAGCTGCTGCCCTTCCACATGAAGCACCCGATCACGGGTGAGGAAATGGTGGCCAGCCGCTGGGAAGGCGATGCCAAGCGCGATGCGGAACGCGCCGCGGCCAAGCAGGCCGAAGCCGCCAAGTAG